The Streptomyces sp. NBC_01689 genome includes a window with the following:
- the gabT gene encoding 4-aminobutyrate--2-oxoglutarate transaminase, with protein MTALPQERRVVTAIPGPKSQELQARRTAAVAAGVGSVLPVFTTRAGGGIIEDVDGNRLIDFGSGIAVTSVGASAEAVVRRASAQLQDFTHTCFMVTPYEGYVAVAEALAELTPGDHAKKSALFNSGAEAVENAVKIARAYTKRQAVVVFDHGYHGRTNLTMALTAKNMPYKHGFGPFAPEVYRVPVAYGYRWLTGPENAGAEASAQAIDMINKQIGADNVAAIIIEPVLGEGGFIEPAKGFLPAISQYAKDNGIVFVADEIQSGFCRTGQWFACEDEGIVPDLITTAKGIAGGLPLAAVTGRAEIMDAAHSGGLGGTYGGNPVACAGALGAIETMKELDLNAKAKNIESVMKTRLSAMAEKFDVIGDVRGRGAMIAIELVKDRATKEPNPEATAALARACHQEGLLVLTCGTYGNVLRFLPPLVIGEDLLNEGLDIIEQAFSRI; from the coding sequence ATGACCGCACTTCCGCAGGAGCGCCGCGTCGTCACCGCCATCCCCGGCCCGAAGTCGCAGGAGCTGCAGGCCCGCCGTACGGCCGCGGTCGCGGCCGGCGTGGGCTCGGTGCTCCCGGTCTTCACCACGCGCGCCGGCGGCGGCATCATCGAGGACGTCGACGGCAACCGCCTGATCGACTTCGGCTCGGGCATCGCCGTGACCTCGGTCGGCGCGAGCGCCGAGGCCGTCGTACGCCGGGCCTCCGCCCAGCTCCAGGACTTCACCCACACCTGTTTCATGGTCACGCCGTACGAGGGCTACGTCGCCGTCGCCGAGGCGCTGGCCGAGCTGACGCCGGGTGACCACGCCAAGAAGTCCGCGCTGTTCAACTCGGGCGCCGAGGCCGTCGAGAACGCCGTCAAGATCGCCCGCGCGTACACCAAGCGCCAGGCGGTCGTCGTCTTCGACCACGGCTACCACGGCCGGACGAACCTCACGATGGCGCTGACGGCCAAGAACATGCCGTACAAGCACGGCTTCGGCCCGTTCGCGCCCGAGGTCTACCGGGTGCCGGTGGCCTACGGCTACCGCTGGCTGACCGGCCCGGAGAACGCCGGTGCCGAGGCGTCCGCACAGGCCATCGACATGATCAACAAGCAGATCGGGGCCGACAACGTGGCCGCGATCATCATCGAGCCGGTGCTCGGCGAGGGCGGCTTCATCGAGCCCGCCAAGGGCTTCCTGCCCGCGATCAGCCAGTACGCCAAGGACAACGGGATCGTGTTCGTCGCCGACGAGATCCAGTCCGGGTTCTGCCGCACGGGTCAGTGGTTCGCGTGCGAGGACGAGGGGATCGTCCCGGACCTGATCACCACCGCCAAGGGCATCGCCGGCGGTCTGCCGCTGGCCGCCGTGACGGGCCGCGCGGAGATCATGGACGCCGCGCACTCCGGCGGCCTCGGCGGCACCTACGGCGGCAACCCGGTGGCCTGCGCGGGCGCGCTCGGCGCGATCGAGACCATGAAGGAGCTCGACCTCAACGCCAAGGCGAAGAACATCGAGTCGGTCATGAAGACCCGGCTGTCCGCCATGGCCGAGAAGTTCGACGTCATCGGCGACGTCCGGGGCCGTGGCGCCATGATCGCCATCGAGCTGGTGAAGGACCGCGCGACCAAGGAGCCGAACCCGGAGGCGACCGCCGCGCTCGCCAGGGCCTGCCACCAGGAGGGCCTGCTGGTCCTGACCTGTGGCACCTACGGCAACGTCCTCCGCTTCCTGCCTCCGCTGGTCATCGGCGAGGACCTCCTCAACGAGGGCCTCGACATCATCGAGCAGGCCTTCTCCCGCATCTGA
- a CDS encoding phosphatase PAP2 family protein, with the protein MGDTGSGPPQLHPGRALAHTPGASSSGSPHRSDSRPPQTPRGARRSGLDGRLGTPPPVPGRPTFLPALSGRLALLALPVALFALITWQVAAHGPLARADERLSRSLVHPGRVSELLADLGGVPVAVPVLAVVIGYAALSARAAERERWWLPPAVAAALMAVVPAVIVPLKELVARPGPPVMGPGTGFYPSGHTATAVVAYGSATLLLLPRLRGTLARRALLGLCVAVNLAVAFGLVRRGYHWPLDVLASWCLGAALLTVSVLFVDRSVSRSSRRSSAGTPSPRTGPS; encoded by the coding sequence GTGGGCGACACAGGGTCGGGGCCTCCCCAGCTTCACCCTGGTCGTGCCCTCGCGCACACACCCGGAGCTTCCAGCTCCGGATCTCCTCACCGATCGGACAGTCGCCCGCCCCAAACCCCCCGGGGCGCGCGACGATCCGGTCTGGACGGCCGCCTCGGAACTCCCCCCCCTGTTCCGGGGCGGCCGACCTTCCTCCCGGCCCTTTCCGGCCGGCTCGCCCTTCTCGCCCTCCCGGTCGCCCTCTTCGCGCTGATCACCTGGCAGGTCGCGGCCCACGGCCCCCTCGCCCGCGCGGACGAACGGCTCAGCCGCTCCCTGGTCCACCCCGGCCGGGTCTCCGAGCTCCTCGCCGATCTGGGCGGCGTCCCCGTCGCGGTCCCCGTACTGGCCGTGGTCATCGGGTACGCGGCCCTGTCCGCGCGTGCGGCCGAACGGGAGCGCTGGTGGCTGCCGCCGGCCGTGGCGGCGGCGCTGATGGCGGTCGTACCGGCGGTGATCGTGCCGCTGAAGGAACTCGTCGCCCGCCCGGGCCCACCGGTGATGGGCCCGGGCACGGGCTTCTACCCCTCGGGTCACACCGCGACGGCGGTCGTCGCCTACGGTTCCGCGACGCTGCTCCTCCTCCCCCGGCTCCGCGGCACCCTCGCCCGCCGTGCGCTGCTGGGACTCTGCGTCGCCGTGAACCTGGCGGTCGCCTTCGGGCTGGTCCGGCGCGGATACCACTGGCCGCTGGACGTCCTGGCGAGCTGGTGCCTGGGCGCGGCACTGCTCACGGTGTCGGTCCTGTTCGTCGACCGGAGCGTCAGCCGAAGTAGCCGTCGAAGTTCCGCTGGAACTCCCAGCCCGCGAACCGGTCCCAGTTGA
- a CDS encoding chitinase — translation MERTAHRGPGGPLPLRRRLLAVCTTVVLALSGLAALAPAAGAADADLVRNGGFETGLDGWTCTSGAVVTSPVRTGGSALRATPAGSDYAQCSQTLTVRPDSAYTLAGYVRGSYVYLGASGTGTTDVSTWTQSAPDWQRLSTTFRTGPSTTRVTVYTHGWYGTGAYYADDLSLVGPGVDAGQPPAAPTGLTAGTVSSSTVGLSWSPVSGATGYAVYRDGTKVQTAGGTSATVGGLTPSTAYAFQVTATNDAGESAKSATVTATTSAGSGPSTGLPAHALVGYLHASFANGSGYTRMADVPDSWDVIDLAFGEPTSTTSGDIRFTRCPVTECPTVESDADFKAAIKAKQAAGKKVLISIGGQNGQVQLTTAAARDTFVASVSKIIDTYGLDGLDIDFEGHSLSLDAGDTNFKSPTTPVIVNLISALKTLKAKYGSRFVLTMAPETFFVQLGYQYYGTGKWGGQDPRAGAYLPVIYALRDDLTLLHVQDYNSGPIMGLDNQYHSMGGADFHIAMTDMLLTGFPVAGDAGNVFPPLRPDQVAIGMPASVNAGNGYVSPAEADKALDCLTKRTNCGSYATHGTWPGLRGLMTWSVNWDRFAGWEFQRNFDGYFG, via the coding sequence GTGGAACGCACCGCACACCGAGGCCCCGGCGGACCGCTCCCGCTCCGGCGCAGGCTGCTCGCCGTCTGCACAACCGTCGTGCTGGCCCTGTCCGGCCTCGCCGCACTCGCGCCGGCCGCCGGCGCCGCCGACGCGGACCTGGTCAGGAACGGCGGCTTCGAGACCGGCCTCGACGGCTGGACCTGTACGTCGGGCGCCGTCGTGACATCACCCGTGAGAACCGGCGGTTCTGCGCTGCGGGCGACCCCGGCCGGCAGCGACTACGCGCAGTGCTCGCAGACGCTGACCGTGAGACCCGACTCCGCGTACACCCTCGCCGGATACGTCCGGGGCAGCTACGTCTACCTCGGAGCGAGCGGCACCGGCACCACCGACGTCTCCACCTGGACCCAGTCCGCGCCCGACTGGCAGCGCCTGTCCACCACCTTCCGCACCGGCCCGTCGACCACCCGGGTCACGGTCTACACCCACGGCTGGTACGGCACCGGCGCCTACTACGCCGACGACCTGTCCCTCGTCGGTCCCGGCGTCGACGCGGGACAGCCGCCGGCCGCGCCCACCGGTCTGACGGCCGGCACCGTCTCCTCCTCGACGGTCGGTCTGTCCTGGTCCCCGGTGTCCGGCGCGACGGGCTACGCCGTGTACCGGGACGGGACCAAGGTCCAGACGGCCGGCGGGACATCGGCCACCGTGGGCGGCCTCACGCCCTCGACGGCGTACGCCTTCCAGGTCACCGCGACCAACGACGCGGGCGAGTCCGCGAAGTCGGCCACGGTGACGGCGACGACCTCCGCGGGCTCCGGCCCCTCGACCGGTCTTCCCGCGCACGCCCTCGTGGGCTACCTCCACGCGAGCTTCGCCAACGGCTCCGGGTACACCCGGATGGCCGACGTCCCCGACAGCTGGGACGTCATCGACCTGGCGTTCGGCGAACCGACCTCCACCACGTCCGGCGACATCCGCTTCACCCGCTGCCCGGTCACCGAATGCCCCACCGTCGAGAGCGACGCCGACTTCAAGGCGGCCATCAAGGCGAAGCAGGCCGCCGGCAAGAAGGTGCTGATATCGATCGGCGGCCAGAACGGCCAGGTCCAGCTGACCACCGCGGCCGCCCGGGACACCTTCGTCGCCTCGGTGTCGAAGATCATCGACACCTACGGTCTCGACGGACTCGACATCGACTTCGAGGGCCACTCGCTCTCGCTGGACGCCGGCGACACGAACTTCAAGAGCCCGACGACGCCGGTGATCGTGAACCTGATCTCCGCCCTGAAGACCCTGAAGGCGAAGTACGGCTCCCGGTTCGTCCTCACCATGGCCCCGGAGACCTTCTTCGTCCAGCTCGGCTACCAGTACTACGGCACGGGCAAGTGGGGCGGCCAGGACCCGCGCGCCGGCGCGTACCTCCCGGTGATCTACGCCCTGCGCGACGACCTCACGCTCCTGCACGTCCAGGACTACAACTCCGGCCCGATCATGGGCCTCGACAACCAGTACCACTCCATGGGCGGCGCCGACTTCCACATCGCCATGACCGACATGCTGCTCACCGGCTTCCCGGTCGCGGGGGACGCCGGCAACGTCTTCCCGCCGCTGCGCCCGGACCAGGTCGCCATCGGCATGCCGGCCTCGGTGAACGCGGGCAACGGCTACGTGTCACCGGCGGAGGCGGACAAGGCGCTGGACTGCCTGACGAAGCGGACGAACTGCGGCTCCTACGCGACCCACGGCACCTGGCCAGGACTGCGCGGCCTGATGACGTGGTCGGTCAACTGGGACCGGTTCGCGGGCTGGGAGTTCCAGCGGAACTTCGACGGCTACTTCGGCTGA